The Nocardia higoensis genome has a segment encoding these proteins:
- a CDS encoding bile acid:sodium symporter family protein, protein MNDSALITIGLPIALAIIMFGLGLTLTVADFRRVARTPTAVVIALVLQILVLPLIAFGLITLFDLDPLLAVGMMLLAASPGGTTANLFSHLFGGDIALNISLTAINSILAAFTIPIITNLAIAHFDADGELGLQFAKVIQVIAIVLIPVVIGMLARRRWAEFAQRADRPVRVFSIAVLVFVSFGALVSERDNFADYARQVGVVTALFCLASLTLGYAGARLLRLEQRQAIACSMEIGIHNTTVALTIALSVLDSTEVAIPSAVYSVLMYILATGFGFLITRLPARTDTAASSPVR, encoded by the coding sequence ATGAACGATTCAGCACTGATCACCATCGGTTTGCCGATCGCTCTCGCGATCATCATGTTCGGACTCGGGTTGACTTTGACCGTCGCCGATTTCAGACGAGTGGCACGAACCCCGACCGCGGTCGTGATCGCGCTCGTCCTACAGATCCTGGTCCTGCCGCTGATCGCCTTCGGGCTGATCACCCTGTTCGACCTCGACCCGCTGCTGGCGGTGGGAATGATGTTGCTGGCCGCCTCACCCGGCGGAACCACCGCCAATCTGTTCAGCCACCTCTTCGGGGGCGACATCGCACTCAACATCAGCCTGACCGCGATCAATTCGATCCTGGCGGCCTTCACCATCCCGATCATCACCAACCTCGCCATCGCCCACTTCGATGCCGATGGCGAACTCGGATTGCAGTTCGCCAAGGTCATCCAGGTCATCGCGATCGTGCTCATCCCGGTCGTGATCGGCATGCTGGCACGCCGGCGCTGGGCGGAATTCGCTCAGCGTGCCGATCGTCCGGTTCGTGTCTTCTCCATCGCGGTGCTGGTGTTCGTCTCGTTCGGCGCGCTCGTGAGCGAACGCGACAACTTCGCTGACTATGCGAGGCAGGTCGGTGTGGTGACCGCCTTGTTCTGCCTGGCCAGCCTCACCCTCGGCTACGCCGGTGCGCGGCTGCTGCGACTCGAGCAGCGCCAGGCGATCGCGTGTTCGATGGAGATCGGGATCCACAACACGACCGTGGCTCTCACCATCGCGCTCAGCGTGCTGGACAGCACCGAGGTCGCGATCCCCAGCGCCGTCTACTCGGTGCTCATGTACATCCTGGCCACCGGCTTCGGCTTCCTGATCACCAGACTGCCCGCACGCACCGACACCGCTGCCTCCTCACCAGTCCGCTAG
- a CDS encoding SCO5389 family protein — translation MSLDVPAALLERAERGDVDDAEFVDCVKNSLPYAWEVVSRVVDELRSGADEYADNTIPPPDDKARGELLRALASDAIRGGLERHFGVKLAFQNCHRVAAFPLASVGGETYSTFISTRAQLLNQSPELRNC, via the coding sequence ATGTCCCTCGATGTTCCCGCCGCCCTGCTCGAACGCGCCGAACGAGGCGACGTCGACGATGCCGAGTTCGTCGACTGCGTGAAGAACTCGCTGCCCTACGCCTGGGAGGTGGTCAGCCGGGTCGTCGACGAACTGCGCTCCGGCGCCGACGAATACGCCGACAACACGATCCCCCCGCCGGACGACAAGGCCCGCGGCGAACTGCTGCGCGCGCTGGCCTCCGACGCGATCCGCGGCGGCCTGGAGCGCCACTTCGGCGTGAAGCTGGCCTTCCAGAACTGCCACCGCGTCGCGGCCTTCCCGCTCGCCTCGGTCGGCGGCGAGACCTACTCGACGTTCATCAGCACCCGCGCCCAGCTGCTCAACCAGAGCCCGGAACTGCGCAACTGCTGA
- a CDS encoding M23 family metallopeptidase, whose amino-acid sequence MSQHRVGPSSITVESLLGSGVEGRGGTAVATRPTRHRAAPAQSERIRAAAGAAVAGAALVGVAAQVAPALAAASPLAPERHTDAAEEAITFQGTGEIPLVEAAQAIAAPAEAAEPPVTAVAAPVAQPVSQPFGLQNLPAEIATPLGQVEDILKGVQQHLAPPVAVRPVAGVISSGYGARWGSMHYGIDFADALGAPIKSVSNGTVIEAGPASGFGLWVRVLQDDGTTAVYGHVNDMYVQAGQRVNAGDVIATVGNRGQSTGPHLHLEIWDQGGNKIDPQPYLAAKGVPMQWGPSHAH is encoded by the coding sequence ATGTCGCAGCACCGGGTAGGCCCCAGCTCCATCACTGTCGAGAGCCTTCTCGGCTCCGGTGTCGAGGGGCGTGGTGGCACCGCGGTCGCGACCCGTCCCACCCGGCACCGGGCCGCGCCCGCCCAGAGCGAGCGCATCCGTGCCGCCGCGGGGGCCGCTGTCGCCGGCGCCGCCCTGGTCGGCGTGGCCGCGCAGGTCGCGCCCGCGCTGGCCGCCGCCTCGCCGCTGGCTCCCGAACGTCACACCGACGCCGCCGAGGAGGCCATCACCTTCCAGGGCACCGGGGAAATCCCGCTGGTCGAGGCCGCGCAGGCCATCGCCGCGCCCGCCGAGGCCGCCGAGCCGCCGGTCACCGCGGTCGCCGCGCCCGTCGCGCAGCCGGTGTCTCAGCCCTTCGGCCTGCAGAACCTGCCCGCCGAGATCGCCACGCCGCTCGGCCAGGTCGAGGACATCCTCAAGGGCGTGCAGCAGCACCTCGCGCCGCCCGTGGCCGTGCGCCCGGTCGCCGGGGTCATCAGCTCCGGCTACGGCGCGCGCTGGGGCAGCATGCACTACGGCATCGACTTCGCCGACGCGCTCGGCGCGCCGATCAAGTCGGTCAGCAACGGCACCGTCATCGAGGCCGGTCCCGCGTCCGGCTTCGGGCTGTGGGTGCGGGTGCTCCAGGACGACGGCACCACCGCGGTCTACGGGCACGTGAACGACATGTACGTGCAGGCCGGTCAGCGGGTCAACGCGGGCGATGTCATTGCGACCGTGGGCAATCGGGGCCAGTCCACCGGCCCGCACCTGCACCTGGAGATCTGGGACCAGGGCGGCAACAAGATCGATCCGCAGCCGTACCTGGCCGCCAAGGGCGTGCCGATGCAGTGGGGCCCCTCGCACGCCCACTGA
- a CDS encoding non-ribosomal peptide synthetase: protein MESARRTAGTRAAGGRRRRSGASLLPQVLTAAVESAPDTVALRFNPTGAPADQRELTYRELDESSSRLARELIARGLGPGDYIAMGIARSIESVTALWAVAKTGATYVPVDPAYPADRIAHILTDSGTRVGLTTSTHRDALDAGAAGEGVEWIELDDPDQLAGIGAHPAHPISYADRVRPLTADHPAWIIYTSGSTGKPKGVLVSHHGLGPVVAAGARLGVGLGSTITHLSSPSFDFSLMEMLFAFPRGATMVIAPPMIFGGAEMAELLRREQVTDLMMTPGALESVDPAGLDRIRTVVAAGEKVSAELVNRWASPGRTVHNFYGPTETTVIVTGTELRPDEPITIGPAFPGVGAYVLDPMLRPVPAGVVGELYLSGPSLAYGYRNRQDLTAERFVANPFVAESDGASPRMYRTGDLVRRRESDGAFEYMGRSDFQVKIRGLRIELGEIDNALLAHPDIDYAATLGVTLPSGATTLVAYVLSRKGAGLDTAEVAEFVGKSVPAYMVPSAIMVLDELPLTPVGKLDRAALPAPVFAGKAFRAPSDRFEQIVADVFAALLIPDAGPDERVGADDDFFALGGNSLMATQAVARIAAELDTRVPLPLLFECPTVADLAARLREQAGGAARPPLRAMTRPDRIPLSYAQQRMWFLNRFDTDSGVNNIPVAVRLSGSLDVAALRAAVGDLLARHEVLRTVYPEVDGEGTQVVLPIEDQRAVPAMDLAPATEDDLVAQVVALAMDGFDVTLAPPIRLRLFALAPEEHVLVCVVHHIAADGFSMGPLTRDLMSAYSVRATGAEPAWEPLPVQYADFTLWQRATLGAESDPESTLAQQVSFWRAQLAGLPEQLDLPADRPRPAVMSNRSAGYSFALDAQLHNALSTLAKQHNSTLFFVMHAAMAVLLARLSGTTDIAVGTPVAGRGDEALDDVVGMFVNTLVLRSEVDPDESFAELLAEVRRTDVAAFAHADLPFERLVELLDPARSMARHPLFQVMLTFQNMSHTELRLPGLTASALELGAPPAKFDLELTLVPHEIDGAPAGLAATFIYATDLFDESTMAAFAERLRRILTAVVADPQRSVGGIELLERWEQQRILRDWNDTAHPLAPELLHDAYRRAVVEHADAVAVAYEGAELTYREFDERVNRLARLLISQGVGPESLVGLAIRRSLDLVVGMYAIVTAGGAYVPLDPDHPAERIAHILDTAQPVCVLSTLADSDAVPAGVDVLRVDTVDLSGVSGAPVEATELLRPLRRDNPAYVIFTSGSTGRPKGVAISHGAIDNQTAWMLSEYPMGPGDVYLQKTATTFDVSLWGYFMPLRTGAKLVVATHDGHRDPAYIAETIAAQRVTVTDFVPSMLTVFATHTAPGSVPTLRDVFVIGEALPPETVAEVRAMSGAAVHNLYGPTEAAVSVTYWPATEADTTTVPIGLPQWNTRVYVLDSRLRAVPAGVVGELYLAGDQLARGYVARPDLTSDRFVANPFEPGARMYRTGDLVVWRDQPHRLEYLGRTDFQVKFRGQRIELGEIETALLAHPSISQAVALVVPTATGDQLVGYVVARPGETVDIDDLLDAAAKSLPAYMIPGAVMVLDAFPLNTSGKLDRKALPEPTFRTRQFRAPSTPIEEIIAGVYAELLGLDRVGADDDYFALGGNSLLATRAVARLNETLETAVSVRDLFEAPTVSALAARVVPGAGGVVRPPLVKRPRPEHVPLSLAQQRMWVLNQLDPASAAYNLPFAIRLSGELDTEALRLAVEDVLVRHEALRTRFPVTAPGEQPYQQVLPVVEVLPHGLEVETPADPAARIGELLSAGFDVTEAAPLRIRLLSGGPNSREHVLVLVVHHICADGISLSPLARDLVTAYLARSGGEAPGWAPLPVQYADFALWQRDVVGTDEDPDSPAARQLAYWREQLAGLTGALDLPLDHPRPPVPSERGATVGIEVEPDVHAGLVRLAHAHRASLFMVVHAALAVLLARMSGSSDIAVGTPIAGRGERALDELVGMFVNTLTLRTEVDRAEGFQALLERARETDLAAFAHADIPFERVSEVVQQANRDQSPLFQVVIAFEDYAPPSAQLHGLAVSLLDSDQVSAKFDLQLIVQPRLNEDGTPGPLGVLFTYATDLFDEATIAALTRRFERILRAVHADADAIVGDIDILEPEEHGLVAGAALDADHADDDEFVTTGGTELPQLLTAVVEDDPDAPAVVGGDVEISYRELDAESSRLARVLIGRGIGPESTVALAADRGTEFVVAVWAVLKTGAALAPVTQAHPEPADGTPADLGLVVGSYAEFSGEQWLRLDTPQAQAQIAAESNRPVTYANRVRVLRGEHPALVPSSGETIDYDGLAAASDRLQARTKLTFESRTFRYGPASSGAAILEVVAAGAAGATLVLAALGGPETSPAERAEALAEEWVTHLLTDREGPAAIDLTAPSELRVVVLDGHDRTMEAGDAEGLEVFAVADFLKPARR from the coding sequence ATGGAAAGCGCTCGTCGGACCGCGGGTACACGTGCTGCTGGCGGGCGACGCCGGCGTTCCGGTGCGTCCCTACTTCCGCAGGTGCTGACGGCCGCGGTGGAATCCGCGCCGGACACGGTGGCGCTGCGGTTCAACCCGACCGGCGCACCGGCCGACCAGCGCGAGCTGACCTACCGCGAACTCGACGAGAGCTCCTCGCGACTGGCGCGTGAACTGATCGCGCGCGGCCTCGGTCCCGGCGACTACATCGCGATGGGCATCGCGCGCTCGATCGAATCGGTGACCGCCCTGTGGGCCGTCGCCAAGACCGGCGCCACCTACGTCCCGGTGGACCCGGCATACCCGGCCGACCGCATCGCCCACATCCTCACCGACTCCGGCACCCGGGTCGGCCTGACCACCTCCACGCACCGCGACGCCCTGGACGCGGGCGCTGCAGGCGAGGGAGTGGAGTGGATCGAACTCGACGACCCCGATCAGCTCGCCGGTATCGGCGCCCATCCCGCGCACCCGATCTCCTACGCCGACCGGGTCCGGCCGCTGACCGCCGACCATCCGGCGTGGATCATCTACACCTCCGGCTCCACCGGAAAGCCCAAGGGCGTGCTGGTGTCCCATCACGGCCTCGGCCCGGTCGTCGCCGCGGGCGCTCGGCTCGGCGTCGGCCTCGGTTCGACGATCACCCACCTGAGTTCGCCGAGCTTCGACTTCTCGCTCATGGAGATGCTCTTCGCGTTCCCGCGGGGCGCGACGATGGTGATCGCGCCGCCGATGATCTTCGGTGGCGCGGAGATGGCCGAACTGTTGCGCCGCGAACAGGTCACCGATCTGATGATGACTCCGGGCGCACTGGAGTCGGTGGACCCGGCGGGCCTGGACAGGATCCGCACCGTGGTCGCCGCCGGTGAGAAGGTCTCCGCCGAGCTGGTGAACCGATGGGCTTCGCCCGGGCGCACCGTGCACAACTTCTACGGCCCCACCGAGACCACCGTGATCGTGACCGGCACCGAACTGCGCCCGGACGAGCCGATCACCATCGGCCCCGCGTTCCCGGGAGTGGGCGCCTATGTGCTCGATCCGATGCTGCGTCCGGTGCCCGCGGGCGTGGTCGGCGAGCTGTATCTGTCCGGGCCCTCGCTGGCCTACGGGTACCGCAATCGGCAGGATCTGACGGCGGAGCGGTTCGTCGCCAATCCGTTCGTCGCCGAATCCGACGGGGCGAGCCCGCGGATGTATCGCACCGGCGACCTGGTGCGCCGTCGCGAGTCCGACGGCGCCTTCGAGTACATGGGCCGATCGGACTTCCAGGTCAAGATCCGCGGTCTGCGCATCGAACTGGGCGAGATCGACAACGCGCTGCTCGCGCATCCGGACATCGACTACGCGGCCACCCTGGGCGTCACGCTGCCTTCGGGGGCCACCACGCTGGTCGCCTACGTGCTCAGCCGCAAGGGCGCCGGGCTCGACACCGCCGAGGTGGCGGAGTTCGTCGGAAAGTCCGTGCCCGCGTACATGGTTCCCTCGGCGATCATGGTGCTCGACGAGTTGCCGCTGACCCCCGTCGGCAAGCTCGATCGCGCCGCGCTGCCCGCGCCGGTGTTCGCGGGCAAGGCTTTCCGGGCGCCGTCGGACCGGTTCGAGCAGATCGTCGCCGACGTGTTCGCCGCGCTGCTGATCCCGGACGCCGGTCCCGACGAGCGGGTCGGCGCGGACGACGACTTCTTCGCGCTCGGCGGCAACTCGCTGATGGCCACCCAGGCGGTGGCCCGCATCGCCGCCGAACTCGACACCCGCGTACCGCTGCCGCTGCTGTTCGAATGTCCCACCGTCGCCGATCTGGCGGCCCGGCTGCGTGAGCAGGCCGGTGGGGCCGCGCGCCCGCCGCTGCGTGCGATGACCCGCCCCGACCGGATTCCGTTGTCCTACGCCCAGCAGCGGATGTGGTTCCTGAACCGTTTCGACACCGACAGCGGTGTGAACAATATCCCGGTGGCCGTCCGGCTGTCCGGATCGCTGGACGTGGCCGCCCTGCGCGCGGCGGTCGGCGATCTCCTCGCCCGCCACGAGGTGCTGCGGACGGTGTACCCGGAGGTCGACGGCGAGGGCACGCAGGTGGTGCTGCCGATCGAGGATCAGCGCGCCGTGCCCGCCATGGACCTGGCGCCCGCGACCGAGGACGATCTGGTCGCGCAGGTCGTCGCGCTCGCGATGGACGGCTTCGACGTGACGCTCGCACCGCCGATCCGGTTGCGGCTGTTCGCGCTCGCTCCCGAGGAGCATGTGCTCGTGTGCGTGGTGCACCACATCGCCGCCGACGGTTTCTCTATGGGTCCGCTGACCCGTGATCTGATGTCCGCGTACTCGGTGCGCGCCACCGGCGCGGAGCCCGCGTGGGAGCCGCTGCCGGTGCAGTACGCCGATTTCACGCTGTGGCAGCGCGCGACCCTGGGCGCCGAGTCCGACCCGGAGTCGACTCTGGCCCAACAGGTCTCGTTCTGGCGTGCACAACTGGCCGGACTGCCCGAGCAACTGGATCTGCCCGCCGATCGCCCGCGCCCCGCGGTGATGTCCAACCGTTCGGCGGGTTACTCCTTCGCCCTGGACGCCCAACTGCACAATGCGCTGAGCACGCTGGCCAAGCAGCACAATTCGACGCTGTTCTTCGTGATGCACGCCGCGATGGCCGTGCTGCTCGCCCGGCTCTCGGGCACCACCGATATCGCGGTGGGTACCCCGGTGGCCGGGCGCGGCGACGAGGCGCTCGACGACGTGGTCGGCATGTTCGTCAACACGCTGGTGCTGCGCAGCGAGGTCGATCCGGACGAGAGCTTCGCCGAACTGCTCGCCGAGGTCCGTCGCACCGACGTGGCCGCGTTCGCGCACGCGGACCTGCCCTTCGAGCGGCTGGTCGAACTGCTCGACCCGGCCCGGTCGATGGCCAGGCACCCGCTGTTCCAGGTGATGCTGACCTTCCAGAACATGTCGCACACCGAACTCCGGCTGCCCGGCCTCACCGCCTCGGCGCTGGAACTGGGCGCCCCACCCGCCAAGTTCGATCTGGAACTGACCCTGGTGCCGCACGAGATCGACGGCGCCCCCGCGGGTCTGGCAGCCACCTTCATCTACGCCACCGACCTGTTCGACGAGTCGACCATGGCCGCTTTCGCCGAGCGCCTGCGTCGCATCCTGACCGCCGTGGTCGCCGACCCGCAGCGCAGCGTCGGCGGCATCGAACTGCTGGAACGCTGGGAGCAGCAGCGCATCCTGCGGGACTGGAACGACACCGCCCATCCGCTCGCCCCGGAACTGCTCCACGATGCCTACCGGCGCGCGGTCGTCGAGCACGCCGACGCGGTGGCCGTCGCCTACGAGGGCGCCGAGCTGACCTATCGCGAGTTCGACGAGCGGGTCAATCGGTTGGCCCGGTTGCTCATCTCCCAGGGCGTCGGCCCGGAATCGCTGGTCGGTCTTGCGATCCGGCGGTCGCTGGATCTGGTCGTGGGCATGTACGCGATCGTGACCGCCGGTGGCGCGTATGTGCCGCTGGATCCGGATCACCCGGCCGAGCGCATCGCGCACATCCTCGACACCGCGCAGCCGGTGTGCGTGCTGTCGACCCTCGCCGATTCCGATGCCGTGCCCGCGGGCGTCGACGTGCTACGCGTGGACACCGTCGATCTGTCCGGGGTCTCCGGCGCGCCGGTCGAGGCCACGGAACTGCTGCGTCCGCTGCGCCGTGACAATCCCGCGTACGTGATCTTCACCTCCGGCTCCACGGGCAGGCCGAAGGGCGTGGCGATCTCGCACGGCGCGATCGACAACCAGACCGCGTGGATGCTCTCGGAGTACCCGATGGGTCCGGGGGATGTGTACCTGCAGAAGACCGCTACGACCTTCGACGTGTCGCTGTGGGGTTACTTCATGCCGTTGCGGACGGGCGCGAAGTTGGTCGTGGCCACCCACGACGGGCATCGCGACCCGGCCTACATCGCCGAAACCATCGCGGCGCAGCGGGTCACGGTCACCGATTTCGTGCCGTCCATGCTGACCGTCTTCGCCACCCACACCGCGCCGGGTTCGGTGCCCACACTGCGCGATGTGTTCGTGATCGGTGAGGCGCTGCCGCCGGAGACGGTCGCCGAGGTGCGGGCGATGTCCGGTGCCGCCGTCCACAATCTCTACGGTCCCACCGAGGCCGCGGTGTCGGTGACCTACTGGCCCGCGACCGAGGCCGACACCACCACCGTCCCGATCGGCCTGCCGCAGTGGAACACCCGCGTATATGTGCTGGATTCGCGTCTGCGCGCGGTGCCCGCCGGTGTGGTCGGCGAGCTGTACCTGGCCGGCGACCAGTTGGCGCGTGGCTATGTCGCCCGCCCGGATCTGACCTCGGATCGGTTCGTCGCCAATCCCTTCGAACCGGGCGCGCGCATGTACCGCACCGGTGACCTGGTGGTCTGGCGAGATCAGCCGCACCGGCTGGAGTACCTGGGCCGCACCGACTTCCAGGTGAAGTTCCGCGGTCAGCGGATCGAGCTCGGCGAGATCGAGACCGCGCTGCTGGCGCACCCGTCGATCAGCCAGGCGGTGGCGCTGGTGGTGCCGACGGCCACCGGTGACCAGCTCGTGGGCTATGTGGTGGCGCGGCCGGGGGAGACCGTCGACATCGACGATCTGCTCGACGCCGCCGCGAAGAGCTTGCCCGCGTACATGATTCCGGGTGCGGTGATGGTGCTCGACGCCTTCCCGCTCAACACCAGCGGCAAGCTGGATCGCAAGGCGTTGCCGGAACCGACCTTCCGCACCAGGCAGTTCCGCGCCCCGAGCACTCCGATCGAGGAGATCATCGCCGGTGTCTACGCCGAACTGCTCGGCCTGGACCGGGTGGGCGCCGACGACGACTACTTCGCTCTCGGCGGCAACTCGCTGCTGGCCACCCGCGCGGTCGCCCGGCTGAACGAGACACTGGAAACCGCGGTCTCCGTGCGTGATCTGTTCGAGGCGCCGACGGTGTCCGCGCTGGCCGCACGCGTGGTCCCCGGCGCCGGTGGGGTCGTCCGGCCGCCGCTGGTCAAGCGGCCGCGACCGGAGCACGTGCCGCTGTCGCTGGCCCAACAGCGGATGTGGGTGCTCAACCAGCTCGATCCGGCCTCGGCCGCCTACAACCTGCCCTTCGCCATCCGGCTGTCCGGCGAACTCGACACCGAGGCGCTGCGTCTGGCCGTCGAGGACGTGCTGGTGCGCCACGAGGCACTGCGCACCCGCTTCCCGGTGACCGCGCCCGGCGAACAGCCCTATCAGCAGGTGCTCCCGGTCGTGGAGGTCTTGCCGCACGGCCTCGAGGTGGAGACACCGGCCGATCCGGCGGCCCGCATCGGCGAACTGCTCTCGGCGGGCTTCGACGTCACCGAGGCCGCGCCGCTGCGCATCCGGCTGTTGTCCGGCGGCCCGAACAGTCGTGAGCACGTGCTCGTCCTGGTGGTGCACCACATCTGCGCCGACGGCATCTCGCTGTCCCCGCTGGCCCGCGACCTGGTCACCGCCTACCTGGCGCGCAGCGGCGGCGAGGCCCCCGGCTGGGCGCCGCTGCCGGTGCAGTACGCCGATTTCGCGCTGTGGCAGCGTGACGTGGTGGGCACCGACGAGGACCCGGACTCGCCCGCGGCGCGGCAGCTCGCGTACTGGCGCGAACAGCTGGCCGGGCTGACCGGCGCGCTGGATCTGCCGCTGGATCATCCGCGCCCGCCGGTGCCGTCCGAACGCGGCGCGACGGTGGGGATCGAGGTCGAACCGGACGTGCACGCCGGTCTGGTCCGACTGGCCCACGCCCATCGCGCCTCGCTGTTCATGGTGGTGCACGCCGCGCTCGCGGTGCTGCTGGCGCGGATGTCGGGCAGCTCCGACATCGCCGTCGGCACCCCGATCGCCGGGCGTGGCGAACGCGCGCTCGACGAGCTGGTCGGCATGTTCGTCAACACACTGACCCTGCGCACCGAGGTCGACCGGGCCGAAGGCTTCCAGGCGCTGCTGGAGCGCGCCAGGGAGACCGATCTGGCGGCCTTCGCGCACGCCGACATCCCGTTCGAGCGGGTCTCGGAGGTCGTCCAGCAGGCCAACCGCGATCAGAGCCCGCTGTTCCAGGTCGTGATCGCCTTCGAGGACTACGCCCCGCCGAGCGCGCAACTGCACGGCCTGGCCGTCTCGCTGCTGGACTCCGATCAGGTCAGCGCCAAGTTCGACCTGCAACTGATCGTGCAGCCGAGGCTGAACGAGGACGGCACCCCCGGCCCGCTCGGCGTCTTGTTCACCTATGCCACCGACCTTTTCGACGAGGCGACGATCGCGGCGCTGACGCGTCGGTTCGAGCGGATCCTGCGCGCGGTGCACGCCGACGCCGACGCGATCGTCGGCGACATCGACATTCTCGAGCCCGAGGAGCACGGCCTGGTGGCCGGCGCGGCGCTCGACGCCGACCACGCGGACGACGACGAGTTCGTCACCACCGGCGGCACCGAACTGCCGCAGCTGCTGACCGCCGTCGTCGAGGACGATCCCGACGCCCCGGCGGTGGTGGGCGGCGACGTCGAGATCAGCTACCGGGAACTCGACGCCGAGTCCTCCCGCCTGGCCAGGGTCTTGATCGGGCGGGGCATCGGGCCCGAAAGCACCGTCGCGCTGGCGGCCGACCGTGGCACCGAGTTCGTGGTGGCGGTCTGGGCGGTGCTCAAGACCGGTGCCGCGCTGGCTCCGGTGACGCAGGCGCACCCTGAGCCCGCCGATGGCACTCCAGCCGATCTGGGCCTGGTCGTGGGGAGCTACGCCGAGTTCTCCGGTGAGCAGTGGTTGCGGCTGGACACTCCGCAGGCGCAGGCGCAGATCGCCGCGGAATCGAACCGGCCCGTCACCTACGCCAACCGAGTGCGAGTGCTCCGAGGCGAGCATCCCGCACTCGTGCCCTCCTCCGGCGAGACGATCGACTACGACGGACTCGCCGCCGCGAGCGACCGGCTGCAGGCCCGCACGAAGCTGACCTTCGAATCTCGCACCTTCCGGTACGGTCCGGCGAGCTCGGGCGCGGCGATCCTCGAGGTCGTCGCGGCGGGCGCCGCGGGCGCGACGCTCGTACTCGCCGCCCTCGGCGGGCCGGAGACCAGCCCGGCCGAACGCGCCGAAGCGCTGGCCGAGGAATGGGTCACCCACCTGCTGACCGACCGGGAGGGACCGGCCGCGATCGACCTCACTGCGCCGTCGGAACTGCGCGTGGTCGTCCTCGACGGCCACGACCGGACGATGGAAGCCGGGGACGCGGAGGGCTTGGAGGTCTTCGCCGTGGCCGATTTCCTGAAGCCCGCGCGTCGTTGA